From the Thermococcus guaymasensis DSM 11113 genome, one window contains:
- the coaBC gene encoding bifunctional phosphopantothenoylcysteine decarboxylase/phosphopantothenate--cysteine ligase CoaBC encodes MLHHVKLIYATKSRKLVGKKIVLAIPGSIAAVECVKLARELIRHGAEVHAVMSESAQKIIHPYAMEFATGNPVVTEITGFVEHVELVGEHENKADLVLVCPATANTIGKIANGIDDTPVTTLVTTAFAHTPIMIAPAMHSTMYEHPIVRENIEKLKRLGVEFIGPRFEEGKAKVASIDEIVYRVIKKLHPKTLEGKRVLVTAGATREYIDPIRYITNASSGKMGVAIAEEADFRGAEVTLIRTKGSVPSFVENQIEVETVEEMFQAIEDELRSKKYDVVVLAAAVSDFRVKNKADKKIKSGKELTLELKPTPKIIDRVKELQSDVFLVGFKAETGLSEEELVEAARKQIERAGSDLVVANTLKAFGSDENEVLLVGRDFTKKLPRMNKRELAERLWDEVERLL; translated from the coding sequence ATGCTTCACCATGTCAAACTAATCTATGCAACTAAGAGCAGAAAACTTGTTGGAAAGAAAATAGTCCTAGCAATCCCTGGAAGTATAGCTGCCGTCGAGTGCGTCAAGCTTGCCCGCGAATTGATACGGCATGGCGCCGAAGTCCACGCGGTCATGAGCGAGAGCGCGCAAAAAATAATCCACCCCTACGCTATGGAGTTCGCAACTGGGAACCCAGTAGTGACGGAAATCACTGGCTTCGTGGAGCACGTTGAACTGGTCGGAGAGCACGAGAACAAGGCAGACCTGGTACTCGTCTGCCCCGCAACTGCCAACACGATAGGTAAGATCGCCAATGGGATAGATGATACCCCAGTCACGACCCTCGTGACAACTGCCTTCGCCCACACTCCGATCATGATTGCCCCTGCGATGCACTCCACAATGTACGAGCACCCGATAGTTAGAGAGAACATCGAGAAGCTCAAGAGGCTCGGTGTGGAGTTCATAGGGCCGAGATTTGAGGAAGGAAAAGCGAAGGTCGCTTCCATAGACGAGATAGTCTACCGCGTCATCAAAAAGCTCCACCCCAAGACCCTCGAAGGGAAGCGCGTCCTTGTAACGGCTGGTGCAACAAGGGAGTACATAGACCCAATCCGCTACATAACCAACGCGAGCAGCGGGAAGATGGGCGTTGCCATTGCAGAGGAAGCTGACTTCAGGGGAGCAGAGGTCACGCTCATCAGGACTAAAGGAAGCGTCCCCAGCTTCGTGGAGAACCAGATCGAAGTTGAGACCGTCGAGGAGATGTTCCAAGCGATAGAGGACGAGCTAAGGAGCAAGAAGTACGACGTGGTTGTCCTGGCCGCGGCCGTTAGCGACTTCCGCGTCAAGAACAAGGCGGATAAGAAGATCAAGAGCGGAAAAGAGCTCACCCTTGAGCTCAAACCCACGCCGAAGATAATAGACCGCGTTAAGGAGCTTCAGTCTGATGTTTTCCTCGTTGGATTCAAGGCGGAGACGGGCCTAAGCGAGGAGGAGCTCGTAGAAGCCGCTAGAAAGCAGATCGAAAGGGCGGGAAGCGACCTGGTGGTGGCCAACACGCTCAAAGCCTTCGGAAGCGACGAAAACGAGGTTCTACTCGTGGGCAGGGACTTTACAAAGAAACTGCCCAGAATGAACAAGCGCGAGCTCGCCGAGAGGCTCTGGGACGAAGTTGAGAGGCTCCTTTGA
- a CDS encoding translation initiation factor eIF-2B alpha/beta/delta subunit family protein (eIF-2BA; catalyzes the binding of GTP to IF2), with translation MIPRQVKEILEEMREERIRGASWLAKRGAEAYLFLSEVLEGEDLKRALTEMQREVPAVNPTMASLYNLSRFIPITSSPELVRARALEFLKLIDEAKREIGNIGSELIDDGDTIITHSFSSAVLEVLRSAKKKEKKFRVILTESSPDYEGIALANELDSLGIPHEVITDAQIGLFAKRATLALVGADNVTRDGAILNKAGTYLLALACHDAGVPFYVAAESFKFHPELNAEDVEIVERPYHRQGHRVRNYLFDVTSWKYIRGIITELGILVPPKEI, from the coding sequence ATGATACCCAGACAGGTTAAAGAAATCCTCGAGGAGATGAGAGAGGAACGGATCAGAGGCGCCAGCTGGCTCGCTAAGAGGGGCGCGGAGGCATATCTCTTTCTCTCAGAGGTTCTGGAAGGAGAAGATCTCAAAAGGGCCCTTACGGAAATGCAGAGAGAAGTGCCCGCAGTAAACCCAACCATGGCCTCCCTCTACAACCTTTCCCGCTTTATCCCGATAACCTCTTCCCCCGAACTCGTGAGAGCGCGCGCCCTGGAGTTTCTGAAGCTTATTGATGAGGCCAAGAGGGAAATCGGGAACATAGGGAGCGAGCTCATAGACGATGGAGACACCATAATTACTCACTCCTTCTCATCTGCCGTGCTCGAAGTACTGCGCTCGGCCAAGAAAAAGGAAAAAAAGTTCAGAGTAATCCTGACGGAAAGCTCTCCTGACTACGAGGGCATAGCCCTAGCAAACGAGCTGGACTCCCTCGGGATTCCCCACGAGGTTATAACCGACGCCCAGATCGGGCTCTTTGCAAAAAGAGCAACGCTTGCACTCGTCGGAGCAGACAACGTGACGAGGGACGGGGCAATCCTCAACAAAGCCGGAACCTACCTTCTCGCACTGGCGTGCCATGACGCAGGGGTTCCGTTCTATGTCGCAGCGGAGAGCTTCAAGTTCCACCCCGAACTGAACGCAGAAGACGTGGAGATCGTAGAGAGGCCATACCACCGCCAGGGCCACAGGGTAAGGAACTATCTCTTCGACGTTACCTCGTGGAAATACATCCGAGGAATAATTACCGAGCTGGGAATTTTAGTGCCTCCAAAGGAGATATAA